In Calliopsis andreniformis isolate RMS-2024a chromosome 6, iyCalAndr_principal, whole genome shotgun sequence, the genomic window taatACATTTCCCCATGCAAAGGCttagaagaaaaaaaaacttCACAAGTTATCGTACAACTCAATTCAATAGCCAAACAACATATTTTGCAGTACATTTCGATAATTACAAGCGCAAAAGCGTGTTTACCGCGTGCATGATTATTTTGTAGATAGATTTTTTTTAGTGGCAACCTTTAAAAATAAACGAAATAAACGATGCGGCTGGTCAAAGGATTTTTTGCTTCCgtttcttcaatttttctatAGTTTTCGAACAATTACATAGTTTTCTTGCGCGATAATTTGTTGTACGAATTGAATTATCTAGCAAGTTATCGACTAATTTGATTAATATATTCCACAAGTCCGTTTACGTACGATTGACGTTACCAAATTAATGAAATAGAAGCTGACTTTTGATCGTTCTCGATATGGACACTTGCTAGAATCAGAACGTTTCCTAAGAACCTGTTGCTACTCTAATAGAATTGATTGAATTCCATACGTAGCTAAAAAGTTCATTTTCCATGAGCTAACGAAGAAAGGAATGAAAAAACAGATTAAGAAATAAGCAGATGCGAATGACAGAATGTAAAGCGCGGTAACCGATTTCGTGTACCTACAGAACTTACCATATATTATCTAGCATAGCGAATACAATATTGCAAGCACATACGATTTCATTATGATTGTCATCGTACCTATCCTTCGTGTACTTACCAACGCGACTTATCTTCAGCCTGACATTTCAAATTTGCGCATAACTATATAGGAATGTATATTATAGAAAATGAAAAACGGGGAGAGTAGAAAAAAATGCGGTTTTATTACTATAGTATAGTACGCAGTATTTTTTTCGTAAGGGTGCACATACGTATACCTACCTACATAGTATGTACTTAGGTGCAAGTAGAGTAACCGATTGCGTTTAGTCGGCATTTGTTTAAGCTCTCGGGGCTAGGGCATATTGTGGGTGCACAATGAAAAAAGAATTCCTTTTCGCACCCAGAGAATCGTACGCTTAATCGTGGGGTCATCGTGTGCAGCCTGGCAGGCCTACAAAAGCCGCCAATTAATTAAGATAGCTCCTAGATACACGGTAGATCGATAGCGACTGGCCGTGATAAAGACGGGCGAGGGTTTCAGACTTCAGGGATGTTGCAGTGCTGTGGTGTTGGAGGTGGCGCTTCCACGGCACCTCAGGCTCCGCAGCTGCAGGATACCGGATCTGCTGTCCAAACCACCATCATGCAGGACGCGGTTCTTGAATCCATCCTCGAGGTTAGTTTCACTCACTTTTAACTTTTCGCTTTTCGCCACGCTCGCGCTCTTCCCTACCCTATTCCAGTTACTCTCTTAACCGAACTCTGTCTCTTCTCATCTTCAAACTTTTCGAGAGTGTAGGTCCCGATTTATTAGGACTGGAATGTCGAGTTCAGACGTCTCAACTTTAAACAGTCATTATTTACATTTCTATTTGCATATGCGCAAGAGAGAAACAATAAACACGGACAATGTAATGTCAATACCTATTTGTTTTCTACCGTCATACAATAGCAACAAGTCGATTAATAAACAGTTTCTTTTCGAATAAAGCAAGTCAGTAACGAAATCAAAGCTATCAAGTATTACGTATAAGATTAATGTGCACGTAATAAGCGTACGTATGCATACACATCTGTATACTTATCTATTTGATAAGAATGTCGAAGGATGCACGCGCGACTAATGCCGTTTCCAAATTGGCGATATTAACTAGTTGTATCGACCAATTGTGTTCGTCAACAGTTCTAACAATAAGTAAAAGAATTTTACGCGTAACGGGCGAAACAGGCAGGTTCTTTGAAATTGTTTTCTTTTGGATTTTTTTCTTCAAATTATGCAACAAAAACGCTAAATAGCTGTGAGCTCAGTCTTGGCATTTATAATCGTTGTAGAGATTGGAGAGGATGAACGACCGAGTTCGATATTGATATCTACCTACAAGTATAATCATAGTCAGCTTCGAGATGTTCGAAAGGCGATGTGTAATTAGACACACATTAGACACACATTAGACACACATTAGACAACATTAGTTACGAATGTTACGTTACAGATCATTTCTACCGTTTACTTTTCTTCGATTGTCTACAAATTCCTAAATTCGTAAATGAATTCTTCCACGAAGATTCGAATTTGATGCTCCGAATGAACACTGAatgaattctgaatctgtagATATTCGAAGAACGTTTAGGTAACTCTAACGATGCGATAGAGCTTGCCTTCGAGCTTTATATCCTATCTGTCTATAACGTGATTAGTAGATACATTAATTGTTAAGATCGTGAGGTATGTTTTCTGAATTAGCTCGACTTGGTAACGGTACATGGTTTCAGCAAATGCGTGAAACGGAAGCCCGAAAGGCAGAGCTGGAACGACAACATGCAGAAGCACAGAGCCAGTTGCGCGAAAAGATAGCAGGACGGTATCAAGGACCGGAATCAGTCGAAGCATTGCAGTCCAAGATAAGAGAACttgaaaaaaaaacagaattacAGATGGTCAGATACGAAGAATTATCGTTGGAGCTGACGAGTTTGAAACGTGCTCTAAGCAGAGGGCCAGGGGTAGGTCACTCAGCGGTTCCGACTACTTGGCCTCCGGCTGGTTCCGAAATCGACCGAATAATAGCGAAGATGGAGCAAGATAATAGGTACGGTCTTCTGATATCGTGTCCTATTCACCGTGAGTTTACAGTCGCTAAGCTAAGTCGTAAACTATATTGTTATATAAGTATCTATATAATGTAGATACATTTTATGTTTGTTATCCTTACGGGTCATACACACGATCCGATGGCCTAATCCTGTCGATGATATCGATATCGATATCTACTTACCTACTTACAGTGTCTACTAgcatcaatgttttcaatacattGGAATAGAAGAGGAGTGTAAGTAGGTACGTACTTGCATATCGTATATACCTACCTACCCATTAGTGacctaatattattattatagatacCCTGTCTGCCTGAGTATAGACATTACCAAGCTGACGCGACGGCAGGCCtgcctatgcctatgtctacctATTGCTTATTACGATACTTACCACTGCGCGGATCGTGTGTCGACCCTCTTAAAAATATGATTTATTTAATGTTAATTAACGTAGCGCTACTAGGATGGTACACGATTTGGATCATATACGGGGGGGATCCATCACCACGCAACAACCGTCAGCTACGCAAAGCATTCTACGATCTAGCTCGGAAAATCTTCCTAATCTCGGTCAGCATCAACATCCGCCCCATCCGCATGCTTTGAACCTCGGAATGCCTACGCAAATGGGTCATGTACGTAAAAGAACGTAATGATATTTCTTGCTCCGCTCTTTCTTCACGCAGATTGATATACATATTATGTAAAATGTAAATATAGTCGCTTATGTTGATGGTACCGCGACTCGGGACTGTTTCCACTTCTACTATTCCATAACATGAAATCGAAACGATGGAGAATATGAAACAGTACGCAGGTTCACCTATGCCTTTGACACCAATGATGCCCGGATGTCCACCGTTGACCCCAAACGGGCCGCCGTATCATTACAGCGAACCAATTCCACCGGCTCCTTCGCTCTCCTCCAgtcaatcgcaaccagtttttcAACAAAAGATGCAATCGTATCAACAACCGCAACCGACCCACACCGATTTGTCGAGTTCTCATTCTCAAAGTGCTCTACCGACATCACAGCAGAAGCAGCAACAAACGCACACCCATTTTGGTagcagtcagtatcaggaaagtTATCCGCATACGCAAACCTATCAGCAACCGCTTCAACAGCAGCCGTCGCAACAGCAGCCGCAGCAACATCCGGCCTCTACAACGTACCTGACATCGTCGAGTCAAAACGTAATACCTCATTACACACAGCCTACTCAGACCGCCCAAACCTATCAACTTAATGGAAGTCAACAGCAACAACAGGTATCAAACTTGACAcggcttttcttcttcttcttcttcttttttttttttttttttcctacaTACATAGATACGTACATATTTACCCTAAGAATAACTCCGATAATGATGTTGCCGATTTGTGTATGATATGCACAGGCAACGACATATCCAAGTTTATCGATTACGTCGCATCCGAACGGAACGTATAGTACAGGGACGAGTACATTTAGCAGCCAATTATCGCATCACAATTTTTCCGTTCCGCAAACGAGTATTCCGCAAACGACGTTGTCATCGTTGCCGCCCTATTCGACGAATACCTTCCATTCCACCTTAGGTGCGCTTACAAGTGTACCTCAAACCGTTCTTCCTTTCTCGAGTGTACAAAGTACCTTTGCCACTAGTGGATCGACTTACTCTACCGTCGGGACCAATGCTTTTGGCACGTCGGGCGTGAGCTCAGGTATGATTCTACTCTTCTCCTTCGCCTTCTTTCTCGCCTTCTTTTTCGCCTTTTCCTACCTCCCATCCTTCGAGATGGGCTCATTGATCGCGCTACAATCGCGTTCGCAATTAATACCGATAAATCGGTCGGTAAGGAAACCTCTCTCGTTCTAGGTACCGCATCGACAGGTTTGTTGCAAGCAATAAGCGATCCTCTCCAAGCGATGCAACAACTTTCTGCTCAGTCACAAGCGAATCAGCTTCAACAACAGGCCATTATACAACAGATTCAGCAAAGCTTACGCGCCAGTTCGCCAACAGCAACTGCTACTACGAGCCAGCTCTATCTTGGTTCGAGGCAAATGCCAAAGATACCTAGCAGTATATTGTCCAATCCATTGGATCGATTGACCAATGATAATATCGTTTCCGAGGGGCAAGTGGACATGCTTGATATACCCGGAAAGGGCAGATGTTACGTTTATACTGCTCGTTTCACATACGAGCCATTTCAACATTCGCCGAATGAAAATCCGGAAGCGGAACTACCCGTTCAGGGTGGCGACTATCTTTTAGTGTGGGGACAACCAGACGAAGATGGTTTCCTCGACGCGGAAACTCTCGATGGTAGACGTGGTCTTGTTCCAGCTAATTTTGTTCAAAAATTAGTCGGAGACGACTTGTTGCAATTCCATCAAGCTGTTCTGGGTCTCAGAGACGTCGACGATTCAGCTTCGACCAATATTCCTCAAGTGAGCAATGTGAGCAATAATATTATGGGGCACTTTCTTTTCGTTTCTTTTCgttcttttttctttccttttcgtTTCTTTTCCATTCCTTTTCGTTTCTTTTCCATTCTTTTTCTTTCGACGCAGAATTTTGCTTCACCgtcattttttattcaaattaatCTCCTGTATAAACACAACTATTCCGAAATTCCAAACAAATCACTTGACAGTTTTTTTTCGTTCAATTATCGTTCTAGTGTTATTTACAAGATATCGATCTCGAACTGGCGGCTCTGGAAGAAGGAAATCGAAATCGCCAAGCTGAATTGTCCGCGTATGCAGAACTCGATAATATCGCGGAAGAAGATGAACAAGAACCACCAGGTTGGTATATTTCAGACTAATTTTCTTTTCACTTCTCCTCATTACCTACCTAACTACATTTCAGATAGAATGCATACAATAGCAGTACATATGTAAATATCAGTATATCCTCTTATAAATGTCACTGTACTGCGTTCCATACTCGTATCATGGATAGTTTCTAACAATATCACGAATTACGAATTATAATAATCGTcgaggtattgatgcttgttcgATGATTTCAACTCGTTACGTCCGTCAAGTATCGATTTTCGCTTAGATGTTTGCCGCTCTGTAAGCAATTCGCAGCATATTCTCTGTATATCGTGTTACAAAAATATGGCAAAATCTGATGAAGGCAAGTTAGACGAGCGATCGAGAAACAtcggtttctttttttttctataccTATATGTAGTAACCCTTCAATACGTAGGTAATGCTTAAGGCTTAAATGTAGATGAACTATAGGTATGTACATATCACTACACACACATATACAATATTACTGACAAGCTTCCACGGCAATAAACGAATGAACAAACGAATCAgttcatcgaatagtttggtctgaAAGTGATCCCATATTTTGTTGGATCGATTTTAAATGGATTAATGGATTTAGGCTGGCTTAGAAAACTAGATAGCAAACGATTTGTAGCTACAGCTAGGCTTTGTCTTGTCTTTTTTTCCTGAAGAAGTCTACCTGTTTTCGGACCTAGTTCCGGCGCCACAGCACCTTACACTCGAGCGGCAACTGAACAAGAGTGTCCTAATTGGTTGGACACCACCTGAGAATACTCATCAGCTAGAATCGTATCACGTCTACGTGGATGGGGTGTTGAAGGTTACCGTGAAAGCAACCGAGAGGACCAGAGCGCTAGTCGAGGGAGTCGATTCTACTCGGGTTCGTAATCAAATACGTTCATTTTTTAATGGAGTAGCGACCATCGAGATGTGACTGATTGAAGAGTGGGAATAAAAAAGGCTGAAAGTAAGAAAATTAAAGTTGCGAAGAGAATAATTTACCGATATTGACCTTCGTATAAACATCTTCTTTATGggaaaaaaatttgtttttcaATTTCACTTTCAACCTCTCTTATTTCCACTTCTCAATTGAAGATTAGAAAAAGAATTCGAAGGACATTACATATTTCCAACAACGGAATAGATAGATCTATACATACGTACCTCCCTATATGTCCGAAAATATTGAGAATTTTCGTGAAATACCTACCTATGTATGTACATAGTCACATAATAGCTAAAGCGATAGGTTACTTGATTTTATTCGACCGGGCCCACAGCCGCACAGAATAAGCGTCCGTTCGGTGACACATTCGAGACGTACGTCTCGCGATGCTGCTTGCACAATGGTGATTGGTAAGGATGTCGCATTGGGTCCAACCGCTGTCAAGGCATCGAACGTAACGGCCACCAGTGCCGTAATATCCTGGTTACCGAGCAACAGCAATCACCAACACGTGGTTTGCGTGAATAACGTCGAGGTTAGAACGGTGAAGCCTGGCGTTTACAGACACACGATCACCGGCTTGGCGCCATCCACGATCTACAGAGTGACCGTTAAGGCAAAGAATCTAAGGGCGACGCATTTCGAGGACCAAAATGCTCAAGCGGCGAACAGCTTAGCATGTCACGTCCATTTCAAAACGTTACCGAAGGGATTGCCTGACCCTCCGGTCAATATCCAGGTTAATAATCGTTTCAATAACTATTTACTTAATCCGCGACCGTACTCGAAATCGCACGGTAGAATTTGTAGAATGAATTGGAACGATAATCACAATGCATTACGGCATTTTCTGACAAGGTGGAGGCTGGACCGCAGGACGGCACTTTGCTAGTGACCTGGCAGCCTGTTGCCCTAAACGGTTCGGCCGTCACCGGTTACGCGGTGTACGCCGATGGGAAAAAGGTCACCGACGTAGACAGCCCCACCGGTGACCACGCTCTGGTCGACATACACAAACTGATGGGTTTGAATCCGAAACATATCACGGTCAGGACTAAAAGCAGGGAAAGCCAGTCGGCCGATAGTTGTGCCACTGCCATTCCCTGCAGCGTTCTTCGTGGTGGTACCACTGCGCATTTGCAGCACGGATCCGCGCACATGCAAGATCAGGGACAACCGCAGCCTTCCGTTACGTGCCAGCCAGATGATCCGAACAGATTACGTATGCCTGTCGCGGGTCAACGATATTCTACAGGTCCTTTACCACCTTCTCACATCAGGAGACACGGAACTACCAGGGTTGATGCTCACGGTCAAATCATCATCGAAACCGATGAGAATCTATCCGACAAAGAGATTTATCCTGGACAGAGTATGTCTCAGATGGGTAAGGAGTTCTGCCATTAACCATATCGCTTCTAAAAAATCATTCGTATTGTAACCACACCTTTATGATTTCCTTTCGTTTCAATTTTACCCCTTTTTTCTCAAACTTACAATTAATCTTTCCATTTGCATCGAACTTGAGTGACATTACCTCTGCTTAACTTGAATCTACTATCGGACTTTCTCAAAACTTGCACACGTTTCTATTTGATACATAGGAGTTCCGGAAATCACCAAAGACTCTGCAAGTGAAGCAAACTACAGCGAGGAAGACGATCCTTCGCGTCGAAGTAGAGGCATACCGTTACATCATCATGGACACCCACGATATGGACCGCCAATGGGACAGCAAGGACTTGTCGGGACGCATAGATCCGGAAGAATGTCTGGGCCTGGCAGTAGACCTCAGGACCCGTATTACGATCAAGCAGGTACGTTTCAAATCTATCTATACTAAATTACTTACTTACAGTTAGATTATCGATTATATTATTTAGAAGCTTTTCTTTCACTTCCGAACAACTTTTTAAATGTTCTTTCTGCCTGCGTTTCTTTCCTTTCCCTTCCTTTTTCCCTTCCTTTTTCCcttccttttcttcttcttttctggTTTCTTTAAACTTTATGAAGGAAATCAAAGAGGTAGAGGGCCCGGCTATCGTGCTGGCCGAGATATCCAAGGTCAGGGAAATGCGGGCCATCCATCAGGCACCGCTCAACAAATGAACAAAAGAACTCGCTTGTTCGTTGCCCTATTCGACTACGACCCAAAAACTATGTCACCTAATCCAGATGCTTGCGAAGAATTGCCCTTTTCCGCGGGCGATACCATCAAGGTATTTTTCGCTAGATTATCTATAGCCATTGTCGTGACAATTTTCCTTTATTTTCGAACTAATAAATCAATTTCGCAGGTGTATGGTGAGAAAGATGCGGATGGATTTTATTGGGGAGAATGTCATGGTAGACGAGGATTTGTCCCTTATAATATGGTACAAGAAATTAAGGATCCCAATCAACCGGGACAGATACAATCGGGAAGGAGGGGCAGATGGGGTGATGCCTACGCCAACATGCCAGTGAAGAAGATGATAGCGCTTTACGATTATGATCCACACGAATTATCTCCTAACGTTGATTCTGTAAGATCTTCGTCAAATAGAAATTCGACCTAGTGTTTATTTCAGTTGTTGAATTCGTTAGAACTGTTGGTTAGAATCGTTCCAGAAAAATGGAACgccatttctttttttttttttctctacaAATTTCCTTCTTtccgttttcttcttttttcttttacatATTACGAATCACAAATCATTTCTTTATATCAATTACTACTTATTCCCGCAGCAAGCAGAACTGGCGTTTCAAACCGGGAACGAGATCTATGTGTATGGTGATCTTGACGAAGATGGATTTTACAAGGGTGAATTGAATGGAGTTCGCGGTTTAGTTCCAAGCAATTTTCTCGCAGAAGCACCAGACCAACCGTCGCAAGGGCAACTCCCGCCCGAAAACAGAAGGCCTCCAGGTCAGAGTCAAGGACCCGGGGCCAGAGGACCGCCCCCACCACCACGGGAGCCACCACCTGCTCATCGACGAGGCAAAGGTAACATCTCAGAAATCGTtgcttttcatatatttttatcCTTTATGCTGCCGCAAATCGTGGCACATAAATAACTTCTCGAGCCAAGCGCAGCGACATGGGTTCAACTTTCGCAATGTATCTTTGCAAACATGATGCCAGAAAATAAACCATCGTCTCAGCAATAAGAAGAACCGAGATCGACAGGTGTACACATATCTACAAACAACTCTAAATATGTCCATAGTAGGAACGTTCGTTTGAAAGAAATGGGAAACTGGCTCGAGAAGTATAAATATGTAAATTCCCACTGACGTTGCTTGTTCAAGCGATACAACCAATTAATCTGTTTAACAAGACGTAATAATAATATGATGTAAAAAAACGCAGAATGAAAGCGAATTTGTTAATCGGTTCTAAGTCAAATGgcaaaaaaaagtaaaaatgcAGAACGGAGAGAACATGTACAGAGCCAACGAACGGCGGCCGGGGGGGAGGGGGGGAttaagaaagaaatagaaaaaaCAATTCGACGTCAGTGCGAATGTAGAATCGAAACGGCAAACAACACAAGACACGAAACTAGATGTGCCAGACGACAAGCAGAAGGGTCACACGTAGCAGTATGGTCGATCGGTGCGGCGGCGTACTGAGAACGAACCGACGTTGACTGAATCGAAGTTTATCTTTTTAGGTGCACTCGATTCTTCTCAAATTACAAAGTGATTGCAAAGCCTGAATTAAACATGTCTCTTATTATATGTATGCATTTCGATAGGATATTCGGATAAGTTGAACTTCTAGAAATTAATTTAAGGAATACTTTGGTAACAAGTTTCTAGGGACTCGTGCAAAATTGGCGCATAGTGTCGGTTACCAACTTTGTATAAATATCAACTAATATGTTCGCGGAATGTGTGAATACGATTTTATATTTACAGATTTCTTTAGGAACTCGATTATCGTCACGTGTAAAGCGGTTTCTTTGTGTCTATCTACCTACTTATCTATTTACCTATCTATCGATCTAtcgatctatctatctatctatctatctatctatctatctatctatctatctatctatctatctatctatcggtctatctatctatctatctatctatcgatctatctatctatcgatctatctatctatcgatCGATCTATCTATCGATCGATCTATCCGTCGATCTATCTATCGTTCTATCTATCTatttatctatctatctatctactaTCTATCTGTACACCTCTCTATCtatctatttatatatttgtcTATCTACTTATCTATCTGTACACCTCTCTATCTACCTATTTATATATTTGCCTATCTACCTATCTATCTACAGTATATCTATACATATATTTGTATATGTCTGTAATAaagtaatagtagtagtaataataataataataataataatgatgataataataataataatgataataataataacaacaacaataatgataatgattactattattattattattgatattgttattattcaaatatttatatattaagacaAAATAAAACATTAAGCTGCTTTCAGTGTTTCTATTATGTATAGATTACATATGTATGGTCGTACATACACATACTAcctgtatgtatacatacatgtattcgTATTATATTTCGTATGTATTTTACTTCGATGAATTGTACAAAGCACATTTGGGCTCTGTGTAATTCTTTACTTGACTATTTCTTTTTTCCTCCACTAAATCTACTTGTTACATTTATGCTGTAcatgtgtatacatatatatgtatatgcaaaTATCTACAGATATGTACGGATAtgtgtgtatatatgtataagtgGTAGCGTGCGTGCGCGCATATACAtattgtgtatatatatacatatacacacacacatatataaCATAATCTGTTTCTCTGTGTGCCTGAACTGGTCGATGGTCGTCGTGTCACATGATTGTCGTTCGTGTCGTGTTGTCATGCTGGCCATTTAAATATTGAACACTTAAGTTTTTCAAGGACTCGTTCTTTTATCATATTTCGTGTCTTGACACCTAAAGTCACGGGACAAATTAGTTGGACGCGAGACTCCATGTTCCGTCGAGTAATTGAAATCTACCTCTCGCGCTAATTTCCATCGACTGTCTAGCCTAGATATTAAAGAAACGCAAAGGAAAAGTAGAAACAGATGAAATGTGATGAGATCGAAAGTTGAAAGGATATTGCTCGGCAATTCGGCATGCTCGGCACGCTCGGCCGCGTACTAACGTTCACTTAAAAGTTAAAAGTTAAAAAAGATAAATGCGCCACAAATGACAACACGGTTCTGTTCTCTTCTCTGTTGCTAGATGCCTGCATTGTGCCTGTGTCTGTCCCTGTCTGTCACTTAGACTCtagacaacaacaacaacaacaacaacaacaacaacaacaacaacaacaacaaccatCACTAATGAACAACCAACAACATCAACTCCAACATCAAAACAATCCACCGCATCTAGCGTACCAACAAGCGAATCACCACAGCTACACGACTGTAACCACGTCCAATCAGCATGGACCCACCCCTATGGGTGCCCATCAGCAAGGCCCCGTACCACCCCACCTTCAACAGCAGGTGAGTCCACAGCTCTATCCGAAAATTTTCACCAATGCTTTTTGACGTGCTTTTAATCCGTTTACTATCAAACTTTCTTCTACAATACTTTGACTATACTTTATTCTTGTTTACTATTTCCTCTACCATTTCAATAAAATAGTTTCTCGTTTGTTCGCTTCTTCCTGCTACATAGGTACATAAGTACATATGTACAATAATTTAACTATCACTTCTACTCGTCATTCCCCTTTTTTTAACTATGTCGATTTCAATTTATTGCATTTCCTTTTTTGGATAAAAATTTAAAGAAAGATAATGACGATACAATCTACCGATGGTTGCGTTGGcataattt contains:
- the Rbp gene encoding RIMS binding protein isoform X5 translates to MLQCCGVGGGASTAPQAPQLQDTGSAVQTTIMQDAVLESILEQMRETEARKAELERQHAEAQSQLREKIAGRYQGPESVEALQSKIRELEKKTELQMVRYEELSLELTSLKRALSRGPGVGHSAVPTTWPPAGSEIDRIIAKMEQDNSATRMVHDLDHIRGGSITTQQPSATQSILRSSSENLPNLGQHQHPPHPHALNLGMPTQMGHYAGSPMPLTPMMPGCPPLTPNGPPYHYSEPIPPAPSLSSSQSQPVFQQKMQSYQQPQPTHTDLSSSHSQSALPTSQQKQQQTHTHFGSSQYQESYPHTQTYQQPLQQQPSQQQPQQHPASTTYLTSSSQNVIPHYTQPTQTAQTYQLNGSQQQQQATTYPSLSITSHPNGTYSTGTSTFSSQLSHHNFSVPQTSIPQTTLSSLPPYSTNTFHSTLGALTSVPQTVLPFSSVQSTFATSGSTYSTVGTNAFGTSGVSSGTASTGLLQAISDPLQAMQQLSAQSQANQLQQQAIIQQIQQSLRASSPTATATTSQLYLGSRQMPKIPSSILSNPLDRLTNDNIVSEGQVDMLDIPGKGRCYVYTARFTYEPFQHSPNENPEAELPVQGGDYLLVWGQPDEDGFLDAETLDGRRGLVPANFVQKLVGDDLLQFHQAVLGLRDVDDSASTNIPQCYLQDIDLELAALEEGNRNRQAELSAYAELDNIAEEDEQEPPVPAPQHLTLERQLNKSVLIGWTPPENTHQLESYHVYVDGVLKVTVKATERTRALVEGVDSTRPHRISVRSVTHSRRTSRDAACTMVIGKDVALGPTAVKASNVTATSAVISWLPSNSNHQHVVCVNNVEVRTVKPGVYRHTITGLAPSTIYRVTVKAKNLRATHFEDQNAQAANSLACHVHFKTLPKGLPDPPVNIQVEAGPQDGTLLVTWQPVALNGSAVTGYAVYADGKKVTDVDSPTGDHALVDIHKLMGLNPKHITVRTKSRESQSADSCATAIPCSVLRGGTTAHLQHGSAHMQDQGQPQPSVTCQPDDPNRLRMPVAGQRYSTGPLPPSHIRRHGTTRVDAHGQIIIETDENLSDKEIYPGQSMSQMGVPEITKDSASEANYSEEDDPSRRSRGIPLHHHGHPRYGPPMGQQGLVGTHRSGRMSGPGSRPQDPYYDQAGNQRGRGPGYRAGRDIQGQGNAGHPSGTAQQMNKRTRLFVALFDYDPKTMSPNPDACEELPFSAGDTIKVYGEKDADGFYWGECHGRRGFVPYNMVQEIKDPNQPGQIQSGRRGRWGDAYANMPVKKMIALYDYDPHELSPNVDSQAELAFQTGNEIYVYGDLDEDGFYKGELNGVRGLVPSNFLAEAPDQPSQGQLPPENRRPPGQSQGPGARGPPPPPREPPPAHRRGKDACIVPVSVPVCHLDSRQQQQQQQQQQQQQQQQPSLMNNQQHQLQHQNNPPHLAYQQANHHSYTTVTTSNQHGPTPMGAHQQGPVPPHLQQQGKGRGGVINRGSNVPGSMQGPGQHIQQQPQSQQDYQQQNQSYQQQQSNQQNQGYQQQGSGFGPQGQQFQQQPQQQQQQQVQQQNQGYSQQNQGPSMQTGQGTSKPRGIPTVLPTAQSKPQAQGQGPQQQQQQQQQQQSTGPNLMQKFTEMAGASAGGDILSKGKELIFMKFGLGK
- the Rbp gene encoding RIMS binding protein isoform X4 yields the protein MLQCCGVGGGASTAPQAPQLQDTGSAVQTTIMQDAVLESILEQMRETEARKAELERQHAEAQSQLREKIAGRYQGPESVEALQSKIRELEKKTELQMVRYEELSLELTSLKRALSRGPGVGHSAVPTTWPPAGSEIDRIIAKMEQDNSATRMVHDLDHIRGGSITTQQPSATQSILRSSSENLPNLGQHQHPPHPHALNLGMPTQMGHYAGSPMPLTPMMPGCPPLTPNGPPYHYSEPIPPAPSLSSSQSQPVFQQKMQSYQQPQPTHTDLSSSHSQSALPTSQQKQQQTHTHFGSSQYQESYPHTQTYQQPLQQQPSQQQPQQHPASTTYLTSSSQNVIPHYTQPTQTAQTYQLNGSQQQQQATTYPSLSITSHPNGTYSTGTSTFSSQLSHHNFSVPQTSIPQTTLSSLPPYSTNTFHSTLGALTSVPQTVLPFSSVQSTFATSGSTYSTVGTNAFGTSGVSSGTASTGLLQAISDPLQAMQQLSAQSQANQLQQQAIIQQIQQSLRASSPTATATTSQLYLGSRQMPKIPSSILSNPLDRLTNDNIVSEGQVDMLDIPGKGRCYVYTARFTYEPFQHSPNENPEAELPVQGGDYLLVWGQPDEDGFLDAETLDGRRGLVPANFVQKLVGDDLLQFHQAVLGLRDVDDSASTNIPQVSNCYLQDIDLELAALEEGNRNRQAELSAYAELDNIAEEDEQEPPVPAPQHLTLERQLNKSVLIGWTPPENTHQLESYHVYVDGVLKVTVKATERTRALVEGVDSTRPHRISVRSVTHSRRTSRDAACTMVIGKDVALGPTAVKASNVTATSAVISWLPSNSNHQHVVCVNNVEVRTVKPGVYRHTITGLAPSTIYRVTVKAKNLRATHFEDQNAQAANSLACHVHFKTLPKGLPDPPVNIQVEAGPQDGTLLVTWQPVALNGSAVTGYAVYADGKKVTDVDSPTGDHALVDIHKLMGLNPKHITVRTKSRESQSADSCATAIPCSVLRGGTTAHLQHGSAHMQDQGQPQPSVTCQPDDPNRLRMPVAGQRYSTGPLPPSHIRRHGTTRVDAHGQIIIETDENLSDKEIYPGQSMSQMGVPEITKDSASEANYSEEDDPSRRSRGIPLHHHGHPRYGPPMGQQGLVGTHRSGRMSGPGSRPQDPYYDQAGNQRGRGPGYRAGRDIQGQGNAGHPSGTAQQMNKRTRLFVALFDYDPKTMSPNPDACEELPFSAGDTIKVYGEKDADGFYWGECHGRRGFVPYNMVQEIKDPNQPGQIQSGRRGRWGDAYANMPVKKMIALYDYDPHELSPNVDSQAELAFQTGNEIYVYGDLDEDGFYKGELNGVRGLVPSNFLAEAPDQPSQGQLPPENRRPPGQSQGPGARGPPPPPREPPPAHRRGKDACIVPVSVPVCHLDSRQQQQQQQQQQQQQQQQPSLMNNQQHQLQHQNNPPHLAYQQANHHSYTTVTTSNQHGPTPMGAHQQGPVPPHLQQQGKGRGGVINRGSNVPGSMQGPGQHIQQQPQSQQDYQQQNQSYQQQQSNQQNQGYQQQGSGFGPQGQQFQQQPQQQQQQQVQQQNQGYSQQNQGPSMQTGQGTSKPRGIPTVLPTAQSKPQAQGQGPQQQQQQQQQQQSTGPNLMQKFTEMAGASAGGDILSKGKELIFMKFGLGK